AAAAAAAGAAATAGCGCGCAAACCCACTACTTTTGGAATACCTAATTTTAACGACTAAATGAAAAATCTATGTTAGGGATATTATTGCAGATTACACAGCCGGGAAGCGTAGCACAGGATACTGTAGCCAATGCTATTAACCAACCCCAGGTAACAGCGCCAAAAGTGGAAGCCATGTCGTTGCTCGATGTTATATCGAAAGGCGGTATCATTATGATTCCGATCTTGCTGCTTTCGATCATTGCCATTTACATTTTTATCTCGCGCTACATTACCATCCGCAAAGCAGGAAAAGACGAGAGTAGTTTCATGAATAACATCCGTGACCTGATACACGAAGGGCGCGTTGATTCGGCACTTTCAGTTTGCCGTAATACACAGAAACCCATTGCACGCATGATAGAAAAAGGACTGATGCGTCTTGGCAGACCGTTGAAAGAGATTGGCGAATCGGTTGAGATTGTCGGTAAATTCGAAGTATATAAACTGGAAAAAAATCTTGTTATACTTGCCGTTGTTGCCGGTATTGCACCGATGTTTGGTTTTATCGGAACCATACTCGGGGTTATCAAGATATTCTATGATATATCACTGGCGGGCGATGTAAGTATTTCGAGTGTATCCGCAGGTCTTTATACCAAAATGGTTTCGAGTGCAGGCGGGCTTATTGTAGGCATTATTGCATTTGTGTTTTATCATTGGTTAAACATCATGGTTGACAAAGCCGTTCACAAAATGGAATACAACGCCATGGAGTTTATTGATCTGTTGCAGGAGCCTTCGAAATAATACATATTCACGATGCCGGAAGTGAATACGTTCATCGCCGGCAAGGCATAATTAAAAGAAATTACAATGAATCTGAGGCGCAAAAAAAATATTACAGCAGAGGTCAGTACTTCTTCAATGAATGACATCATGTTCTTTCTGATGTTGTTTTTTCTGATTATGTCCACCCTGCTTAACCCCAGTGTTATTAAGCTATCGCTTCCAAATTCAAAGCATTCTCAGGCAATACGGACAAAAGAAATTCAAATTAGTGTAACCAAAGACCTGGCATATTACGTAAACAATAAGCCAATTGCCTTTGACCAGATTGAAAACTCTTTGAAAGCAGAATTGCAGAAATCAACGGATGCCACTGTTGTCCTGCGTTGCGACAATACGCTTCCGATACAGGAATTGGTGAATTTGCTTGAAATCGGGAATAAACTTCAGATACGAATGATTCTCGCAACAAAAACAACCAATGGCACAACAAATTAACATCGAACAGCGGAAATACAACATCATAGCGGTGGTGGGAACAATGCTGGTGCATTCGTTGCTATTCCTGCTGTGTTATTTCATCTTTTTCTACACTCCTATTCCACCCTGGCCCGAAGGCGGCGGTGGCGGCGGACTTGGAATCGAAGTGAACCTCGGAACTTCCGAAACAGGTTTTGGCGATATACAGACAGACAATATCTCCATGCCTGATTTCACTCCTTCTTCGAGTAATAATAATGTCCTTACGCAAGACAACGATGCAACAAGCGCGATTAACGAAAGTAAGGACAATAACAATAAAGATATAAATCAGGCCGCCATTTATAAAGGAAAGAAAGACGGTGGCAGTCAGGGTGAAAAAGGCGGCACAGGCGATCAGGGTAAAAAAGACGGGAATAAAAACTCTTCGAATTATAATGGCAAAGGTACCGGCGGTACCGGCGGCGGCACAGGGGGTGGTAACGGTACAGGCAACGGACCCGGCGACGGTCCGGGCGATGGACCCGGCAAGGGAAAAGGTGTTTCCTTTTCGCTGAACGGACGCTCTGTAAAAAGTCTTCCCAAACCGGTTTATAATTCTAAAGAAGAAGGCACCGTAGTTGTTTCTATATGGGTAGATAAAAAAGGAAAAGTGACCAAGGCAGTTGCCGGAGGGCGCGGAACCACTACCACCAACACATCCTTATGGAAACTTGCGACAGATGCCGCGCTCAAAGCCACTTTTGATGTTAAGGCCGATGCTCCGGAAGAACAGAAAGGAACCATCACCTACAATTTCATCAACCTCAATTGAGCCGTTACAGCGAAATAATTGATTTCCTGTTCAAACAGCTTCCTATGTTTCAACACATAGGGGCAGGTGCGTATAAACCCGGACTGGAAACCACCTACCGGATGTGCGAACAGCTGGGCAATCCACAAGAAAAATTCAAATCGATACACATAGCAGGTACTAACGGCAAAGGAAGCTGCTCACATTTGCTTGCATCAATACTTCAGGAAAAAGGCTATAAAACAGGACTGTTCACCTCACCACATCTCAAAGACTTCAGAGAGCGGATTAAAGTGAACGGGAGTATGATTGGCAAAAACGAAGTAGTATCCTTCATGAAGAATTACGAGAAGGAATACGCAGTCTTTAAACCTTCATTTTTTGAATTAACCTTCTGCATGGCCATGCAGCATTTCCGTAATAAGAATGTTGATATTGCCATTATAGAAACGGGAATGGGCGGGCGTCTTGACTCGACGAATATACTGAACCCGATATTAGGAATTATCACCAACATCAGTTACGATCACATGATGTTTCTGGGCGATACGCTTGCCAAAATAGCAGCAGAAAAAGCAGGCATCATGAAACCCGGAATGCCGGTTATTATTGGTGAAACACAGAAAGAAACAAAAAGAGTTTTTTTAGCGAAGGCAAAAGCGACCTCCGGTGAACTGGTTTTTGCCGACACCTGTTACGAGGCGCTGAAGCGTGAAAGCTTTGT
The nucleotide sequence above comes from Bacteroidota bacterium. Encoded proteins:
- a CDS encoding folylpolyglutamate synthase/dihydrofolate synthase family protein produces the protein MFQHIGAGAYKPGLETTYRMCEQLGNPQEKFKSIHIAGTNGKGSCSHLLASILQEKGYKTGLFTSPHLKDFRERIKVNGSMIGKNEVVSFMKNYEKEYAVFKPSFFELTFCMAMQHFRNKNVDIAIIETGMGGRLDSTNILNPILGIITNISYDHMMFLGDTLAKIAAEKAGIMKPGMPVIIGETQKETKRVFLAKAKATSGELVFADTCYEALKRESFVGKGLDMIVVSKQTGEALQLSCPLGGYYQLKNVQTVLAAVAELNKAGLRLSETAIQYGFRKVIRNTGFKGRWQVLSRKPLTVCDTAHNEAGIRYIAEQLAATPCNKLHIVFGMLEDKDSTKILKLLPPRATYYFCRPSIPRGRDAEMLRKQALAAGLNGKAYETVNMALSAARQHSGEDDLIFVGGSTFVVAEVV
- a CDS encoding MotA/TolQ/ExbB proton channel family protein, producing the protein MLGILLQITQPGSVAQDTVANAINQPQVTAPKVEAMSLLDVISKGGIIMIPILLLSIIAIYIFISRYITIRKAGKDESSFMNNIRDLIHEGRVDSALSVCRNTQKPIARMIEKGLMRLGRPLKEIGESVEIVGKFEVYKLEKNLVILAVVAGIAPMFGFIGTILGVIKIFYDISLAGDVSISSVSAGLYTKMVSSAGGLIVGIIAFVFYHWLNIMVDKAVHKMEYNAMEFIDLLQEPSK
- a CDS encoding biopolymer transporter ExbD, with amino-acid sequence MNLRRKKNITAEVSTSSMNDIMFFLMLFFLIMSTLLNPSVIKLSLPNSKHSQAIRTKEIQISVTKDLAYYVNNKPIAFDQIENSLKAELQKSTDATVVLRCDNTLPIQELVNLLEIGNKLQIRMILATKTTNGTTN